A window from Drosophila nasuta strain 15112-1781.00 chromosome 3, ASM2355853v1, whole genome shotgun sequence encodes these proteins:
- the LOC132791678 gene encoding cytochrome P450 CYP12A2-like, with the protein MTQLKLLGSSAIINCLKTTEMKCYATVALQQQRQRGYGTTPNPAEGRPLKEMPTAKKLTALWNFRPGGKYDGADLNDISKGLLKDANSDIVMLSGLFGKPPIVLTQNPDDFETVFRHDGAYPYRKGFELLNYYRTVYRKDYFGEEPGLITSQNEEWGKMRSAVNPIIIHPKNVKLYLGSLDKINQQFIDRIKQIRDVETNEVPENFKEEISAWTLESVGMVALDRQLGLIDNSNPTGRHFFTLLRRFFDLAVDLEIKPSLWRQFKTRKLKEVLGLLDEAIDITDGYVQEAIDRIEKDKNVKSDAEKSVLEKLLAINRKYAVVMAMDMLFAGVDTTTSTFAAILLALAQHPEKQAKLRAEIRGILPEKDTPLTVESMKNLPYLRACIKESLRYYPLTSANVRTIRQELVLSGYKVPKGSEVAMVHLNLWRNPKHFSQADEFIPERWLRESQTEKESGCPVATKSSHPFAYLPFGFGARSCIGRRIAEMELEVGVARLLRHFEVEFNHPADKPFIAYQLSTPRIPLQFKFTDLKD; encoded by the exons ATGACTCAGCTAAAATTACTTGGCAGCAGTGCCATCATAAATTGCCTGAAAACAACTGAAATGAAGTGCTATGCAACAGTTGCTCTGCAGCAG CAGCGCCAGCGTGGCTATGGAACAACACCCAATCCGGCAGAAGGAAGGCCGCTTAAGGAGATGCCAACGGCAAAGAAGTTGACTGCACTTTGGAATTTCAGACCAGGTGGCAAATATGACGGTGCCGACTTGAATGACATATCCAAGGGACTGCTGAAAGACGCAAACAGCGATATCGTCATGTTATCTGGTCTTTTTGGTAAGCCACCAATTGTGCTCACCCAGAATCCCGATGATTTCGAAACTGTTTTTCGCCACGATGGTGCCTATCCCTATCGCAAGGGCTTCGAGCTGCTCAACTATTATCGCACGGTGTACCGTAAGGACTATTTCGGGGAGGAACCGGGACTGATTACGTCACAGAACGAGGAGTGGGGTAAAATGCGATCGGCTGTAAATCCAATTATTATACATCCAAAGAACGTCAAACTTTATTTGGGCTCATTGGACAAGATCAACCAGCAGTTTATAGATCG CATCAAGCAAATTCGCGATGTTGAGACGAATGAAGTTCCTGAAAATTTTAAGGAGGAGATCAGCGCTTGGACATTGGAATCTGTGGGAATGGTTGCTTTGGATCGTCAGTTAGGACTCATAGACAACAGTAATCCAACAGGTCGTCACTTCTTTACGTTGCTTCGACGATTCTTCGATCTGGCCGTCGATCTTGAGATTAAGCCCTCTTTGTGGCGTCAGTTCAAGACGCGCAAACTAAAGGAGGTGCTCGGCTTATTGGATGAAGCTATCGACATTACGGATGGCTATGTTCAGGAGGCAATTGATCGCATCGAGAAGGATAAGAATGTGAAAAGCGATGCTGAGAAGAGTGTGCTAGAGAAACTGTTAGCCATCAATCGCAAATATGCTGTTGTGATGGCCATGGACATGCTCTTTGCTGGAGTCGACACA ACAACAAGCACTTTTGCCGCTATACTCCTAGCACTCGCTCAACATCCGGAGAAACAGGCAAAGTTACGCGCGGAAATACGCGGCATTCTGCCAGAGAAGGATACGCCTCTGACTGTGGAGTCCATGAAGAATTTGCCTTATTTGCGTGCCTGCATCAAGGAGAGCCTTCGCTATTACCCACTGACCTCGGCTAATGTGCGCACCATACGCCAGGAGCTGGTGCTCAGCGGTTACAAGGTGCCTAAAGGCAGTGAGGTAGCCATGGTGCACTTGAACCTCTGGCGCAATCCCAAACACTTTTCGCAAGCAGACGAGTTTATACCTGAGCGTTGGCTGCGTGAGAGTCAAACGGAAAAGGAGTCCGGTTGCCCGGTGGCCACGAAGTCCAGTCATCCGTTTGCATACTTGCCGTTTGGCTTTGGGGCACGCAGTTGCATTGGACGACGCATTGCCGAAATGGAGCTGGAAGTCGGTGTGGCACGTTTGCTGAGACACTTCGAGGTTGAGTTTAATCATCCGGCAGATAAGCCCTTTATTGCCTATCAGCTTTCCACGCCTCGCATTCCTTTGCAGTTCAAATTCACGGACTTGAAGGATTAG